A single window of Brassica napus cultivar Da-Ae unplaced genomic scaffold, Da-Ae ScsIHWf_2149;HRSCAF=2801, whole genome shotgun sequence DNA harbors:
- the LOC125600184 gene encoding LOW QUALITY PROTEIN: photosystem II CP43 reaction center protein-like (The sequence of the model RefSeq protein was modified relative to this genomic sequence to represent the inferred CDS: deleted 1 base in 1 codon), whose translation MNRRIAMTIALGKFTKDEKDLFDIMDDWLRRDRFVFVGWSGLLLFPCAYFALGGWFTGTTFVTSWYTHGLASSYLEGCNFLTAAVSTPANSLAHSLLLLWGPEAQGDFTRWCQLGGLWAFVALHGAFALIGFMLRQFELARSVQLRPYNAIAFSGPIAVFVSVFLIYPLGQSGWFFAPSFGVAAIFRFILFFQGFHNWTLNPFHMMGVAGVLGAALLCAIHGATVENTLFEDGDGANTFRAFNPTQAEETYSMVTANRFWSQIFGVAFSNKRWLHFFMLFVPVTGLWMSALGVVGLALNLRAYDFVSQEIRAAEDPEFETFYTKNILLNEGIRAWMAAQDQPHENLIFPEEVLPRGNLFNGTLALAGRDQETTGFAWWAGNARLINLSGKLLGAHVAHAGLIVFWAGAMNLFEVAHFVPEKPMYEQGLILLPHLATLGWGVGPGGEVIDTFPYFVSGVLHLISSAVLGFGGIYHALLGPETLEESFPFFGYVWKDRNKMTTILGIHLILLGVGAFLLVFKALYFGGVYDTWAPGGGDVRKITNLTLSPSVIFGYLLKSPFGGEGWIVSVDDLEDIIGGHVWLGSICIFGGIWHILTKPFAWARRALVWSGEAYLSYSLAALSVCGFIACCFVWFNNTAYPSEFYGPTGPEASQAQAFTFLVRDQRLGANVGSAQGPTGLGKYLMRSPTGEVIFGGETMRFWDLRAPWLEPLRGPNGLDLSRLKKDIQPWQERRSAEYMTHAPLGSLNSVGGVATEINAVNYVSPRSWLSTSHFVLGFFLFVGHLWHAGRARAAAAGFEKGIDRDFEPVLSMTPLN comes from the exons ATGAATAGGAGGATCGCTATGACTATAGCCCTTGGTAAATTTaccaaagacgaaaaagatttatttgatattatggaTGACTGGTTACGGAGGGACCGCTTCGTTTTTGTAGGTTGGTCTGGTCTATTGCTCTTTCCTTGTGCCTATTTCGCTTTGGGGGGTTGGTTCACAGGTACAACCTTTGTAACTTCATGGTATACTCATGGATTGGCTAGTTCCTATTTAGAAGGTTGCAATTTTTTAACCGCTGCAGTTTCTACTCCTGCTAATAGTTTAGCGCATTCTTTGTTGTTACTGTGGGGTCCTGAAGCACAAGGAGATTTTACTCGTTGGTGTCAATTAGGCGGTCTGTGGGCTTTTGTTGCTCTCCACGGTGCTTTCGCATTAATAGGTTTTATGTTACGTCAATTTGAACTTGCTCGATCTGTTCAATTGCGACCTTATAATGCAATCGCATTCTCTGGTCCAATTGctgtttttgtttctgtctttctaatTTATCCACTAGGTCAATCTGGTTGGTTCTTTGCGCCTAGTTTTGGTGTAGCGGCTATATTTCGATTCATCCTCTTTTTCCAAGGGTTTCATAATTGGACATTGAACCCATTTCATATGATGGGAGTCGCTGGTGTACTGGGCGCGGCTCTGTTATGCGCTATTCATGGTGCTACTGTAGAAAATACTTTATTTGAAGATGGTGATGGTGCAAATACATTCCGTGCTTTTAACCCAACTCAAGCCGAAGAAACTTATTCAATGGTCACCGCTAACCGCTTTTGGTCACAAATCTTTGGGGTTGCTTTTTCCAATAAACGTTGGTTACATTTCTTTATGTTATTTGTACCAGTAACTGGTTTATGGATGAGTGCTCTTGGAGTAGTCGGTCTAGCTTTGAACCTACGTGCCTATGACTTCGTTTCCCAGGAAATCCGTGCAGCGGAAGATCCGGAATTTGAGACTTTCTAtactaaaaatattcttttaaacgAAGGTATTCGCGCTTGGATGGCGGCTCAAGATCAGCCTCATGAAAACCTTATATTCCCTGAGGAGGTTCTACCACGTGGAAAC CTCTTTAATGGAACTTTAGCTTTAGCTGGTCGTGACCAAGAAACCACTGGTTTCGCTTGGTGGGCCGGGAATGCCCGACTTATCAATTTATCTGGTAAACTATTGGGAGCTCATGTAGCCCATGCCGGATTAATCGTATTCTGGGCCGGAGCAATGAACTTATTTGAAGTGGCTCATTTTGTACCTGAAAAGCCCATGTATGAACAAGGATTGATTTTACTTCCCCACCTAGCCACTTTAGGCTGGGGGGTAGGTCCTGGGGGAGAAGTTATAGACACCTTTCCATACTTTGTATCTGGAGTACTTCACTTAATTTCTTCTGCAGTTTTGGGCTTTGGCGGTATTTATCATGCACTTCTGGGACCCGAAACTCTTGAAGAATCTTTTCCATTTTTCGGTTATGTATGGAAAGATAGAAATAAAATGACCACCATTTTGGGTATTCACTTAATTTTGTTAGGTGTAGGTGCTTTTCTTCTAGTATTCAAGGCTCTCTATTTTGGGGGCGTATATGATACCTGGGCTCCAGGAGGGGGGGATGTaagaaaaattacaaacttGACTCTTAGCCCAAGTgttatatttggttatttactaAAATCTCCCTTTGGGGGAGAAGGATGGATTGTTAGTGTGGACGATTTGGAAGATATAATTGGAGGGCATGTATGGTTAGGTTCCATTTGTATATTTGGTGGAATCTGGCATATCTTAACCAAACCTTTTGCATGGGCTCGCCGCGCACTTGTATGGTCTGGGGAGGCTTACTTGTCTTATAGTTTAGCTGCTTTATCTGTTTGTGGTTTCATTGCTTGTTGTTTTGTCTGGTTTAATAATACTGCTTACCCTAGTGAGTTTTACGGACCTACAGGGCCAGAAGCTTCTCAAGCTCAAGCATTTACTTTTCTAGTTAGAGACCAACGTCTTGGAGCTAACGTGGGGTCTGCTCAAGGACCTACAGGTTTAGGTAAATACTTAATGCGTTCCCCGACTGGAGAAGTTATTTTTGGAGGAGAAACAATGCGTTTTTGGGATCTGCGTGCTCCCTGGTTAGAACCTTTAAGGGGTCCTAATGGTTTGGACTTAAGTAGGTTGAAAAAAGACATACAACCTTGGCAAGAACGACGTTCTGCAGAATATATGACTCATGCTCCTTTAGGTTCCTTAAATTCTGTAGGGGGCGTAGCTACTGAGATCAATGCAGTCAATTACGTCTCTCCGAGAAGTTGGTTATCTACCTCTCATTTTGTTCTAGGATTCTTCCTATTCGTGGGTCATTTATGGCACGCGGGAAGAGCTCGGGCAGCGGCAGCAGGATTTGAAAAAGGAATTGATCGTGATTTTGAACCTGTTCTTTCTATGACTCCTCTTAACTAA